TACCAAAGGGTCCCTATTGAATCAGAAAAATATCCTAAAAGAGTGAAGAGGATTATTATTTTTCATGTCTCGGTGATATCTATGTTCTCTGGGTGCAGCGTTCTTTCTTTTACAATTTTACCATAGGGTGCAGTCTTCCGCCACCATTCTTGCATAAGAATGTATCAAGGAGAACTACTAACCTCTACGCATCTTCTTAGTGCAAAATCCAATCCCCATCCATGCACCAAATCATTCTACAACCAAACATCAAATTAGTGTAATAGTATAGGCAATTGAAGAGTTCACTCGCGACCAGAGCAAACATGTACTTGAATATATTGCACCACACAAAAATGGACATTGTGACGAGATGCAAGTGATACCAAGTGTAAGAACTACCTGAATCAAATGCCAAACACATCGCCAAGCTTCTCGAGAGAATACAGGAGCCATTATTTCCACAAAACTGTATTAAAAAAGACGGACCAAGACAATAATTATAAGTTTCAGGCTAATGATAAAGGCATCGGATTATTCTATTGCTGACACTTGTTTGTTGACGAGTCTTATGTAATCAATTTACCAAAGGTGAAATGCTACATGCAACTCAATTAGAACGTGCCAGTCATATTTGAATGCTAAGCCAACAGAATTAGGTTTGCCTAGTCAATCGAAAACACGCAAAAAATAAGAAGTACAACCAATGGCATACCTCATAAAGAACAAGTTCTCTCCCCTCTCTATAGTAATCGATAAAGTAAAAATAATTTCTGCAGTCTTATGATAAGAAAAGCTAGTCCAATAATAACCAATTTTGTAAATATCTCAGCCACCTGCCCCTCcatcccacccccacccccaacaAGAAAAAGAATGACAAAAATGGTATTCTAGCGGATTAAATAACCAACACAAGACTAGATAGGTCAGTCAGCACTAATAGATCTATTCTTGCTTGATGAAGCACAAAGTTGCAATGGGATATCATCGCCATCAGGAGATAACATATCCTAACCATGCTGAATTGCTCAGTAGTGCTTTGCCACTACCCTAGCTGGCAGAAACAACTTAATGGTAGAGCATAGACTTGTCAAGACTGAGTTTGAGGATTCAAGTCCCTCCTTTCGCTCCTGGCTTACTCTATGGTCAAATAAGTCAGTGTGATCCAGGCAATTAAATTTGTAGGTTCACTCTAGTTGAAGGTGCATTAAATGAGTTCCACTTTGATGATGTTGCTAAGAAAAGCTGGACCAAAAAGAAGCTCTGAGATATGTGCTAAGTAATACAAATGATGGAAGTATAAAAAAGCACACGTTGTCACGTCTCTTTTAGTCTTAAGTTACGTACTATCTCAAAAAAAAGGATCATATAGGTTTAATCTGAGTTTAATCATGGTGAGTAAGCTCTAATTTTCATCAACATTGCTGAACAAATAATTTATTTTAGTATGTGCATGTTTACACAAAATAGATTGCATGCAAAGGAAACAAGAAGTTAGTGTAATTGAGAGGATTCGTTACTCCAAACAAGGGAAGCCAAGCTAATACTTTTTTTTTATAACCGTGGTGTTCGGGCCAGCTTGCACGCAACTCGACTAATTCTACGGGATACCTGCCACCTCCCACCAGCAACAGGTACCACTTACCAGGTAACTCTATCCACCAAGGCTTGGATAGATGAGAAGCAATCACCTAGTATTTTTTTCCTCCGCTGGGATCTGAACCTGAGAACCTCATGGTTCTcacccacttcattgaccactaggccacACCCTTGGGTGCCCAAGCTAATACTTCTATGTGCACACAAATAAGGGGTAGATTGGTGCAATTGTACCCAGCTGTTTGCATATgttagaaagagagagagaaagagtatACGCTGCACAAGGAGGCAAATGTGGATCACTGCACCAGCCTGGTTTCTCTTCTGTATCCCTGTTTACCCCGAATACAAGTTAACTTTTAGAGTGATATCCAAATTCAGGGGAAAAGGGGTTGTTCAACACAATGAACATACTTGTGAACTTCTCTGTCACCCCTCCTCTTAGTCATCTGCCATGTGAGTCCATTGTTGGGTTCAAGACCAGGCTGAGAGATGTCAAGACCATGTTTCTTAACTAGTTGAATGTATCTGCCATATTCAGGTGATAAAATTTACATGAAAGGAGATTATAGAGACACCACCAAATATTTTTTCCTGATTTAAAAAGAATGAGAAATCATGTGACAAAAACCATGGAAAGACACCTACTTCTCTGCATTGAAGTGCTCAACTCCAAGATCCTCATCCCATATAAATATGTAATCATAGGCAGCTACAACATCTGGATTCAAAAACCTCTTTGCATACCACCTGTTATAAGAAACCAATAACAAACTGTGAATTGAAAAGGATTAGAATTAACCTATATACATTTTAAGTGTAAAGTATTTTCACACTATCAGTGTTTTTTAACTTGTTGTAACATGTAATATGTCTTATTTTTTAGGCTGCAAATCCTTTTACGGAAGGTTACATATAGTAATTTTTGGTGACCTGATAGTGAAAATTCTTTCACACTGTCACtgtataaaagttaaactcaaAAGGATTAGTTATTGTATGCAAACAGCAACATTTTCTTCATTCTTTGTCCTATACATGGAGCCAAACACGCTAGTAAAAAGAGACTTCCTGAATTGGTAAGAGCTCACACTCGCACATTATTGTTGAAATGTTGGATCAAATACAGAAGGTAATAACTAAACTCAAAGCCTTACCATTTTGTCTGCTTCCTAACACTGATGTGAACTGCACGCTTGGACCATTCAAATTGATCCCACTCACTCGTTCGACCATCATAATGGAAaagcaaaatttgaaaatcctctGAAAACTAATCCACGTATAAAATATAAGACTCAGTATATGGACTACAACGTCAACTGTCAAGAGAAACGATGAAAAAATGCTAGTGCCCTATAAAATCAATAATATCATATTCAGTAGAATTGCTTCATTTCTATAACCTTTTTGACTGCTGCATCAATGTTGTTCTTTTGATCCAAACCAACTGTAAATGTAACCAAGTACTTGGGCTTCTTTGTCAGATCCTGAAAACACCACAATTTTGTAACATGGCTATGCCAAAACAAAGCACCAACCAAAAAGAATACAAACTTATAAATTGTACGCAGTGCACAAAATCCCTTTCTCAGCCTACATTATTGTCCAATGACCAATCTGTTAATGATTGGCAAGAAACTGACAGAAGTTCCACTAATCTATGCCAATGTTTCGACACCAAGACATTTAAGATCAGAACAGGCCATCGTACATAAACAATTAAAAAGTTGAATGCAGTTCCAAAATGCAATTGTAATCCTCATGTTAGGTATACAATTGCTCTTTTTTTAAAGAGCACAAATAAGAAACTAAAGCTGACCCTGAAGCACCATTAACAACATTAAAGTATCTAGTATGAAGTTCGTGCCACAATGATATCATTACTAGAACAGCTCATGAAGGGCAAGACAATTGCAGAGAGTCTTTCACTCTTTCTTTTAACAAGAGACAGTTAAAGGTTATATAATCTATACAATTAGCACATTCTTATCTTTTTTTGTTAAATCAGGCTTAAACAATATCACTAGACATATTTGCTTCATACCTCACTTGGTTCACCCCACAACCTTCGTAAATAAAAATCTGATTCTGAGACCACAATCCCTGGTGGCAATGACTCTGCACCACGAGGATTAGTCGGGACATATATCTGCAAAAGGAAAGCAACCCATCAATATTTCAGAACAAATGTCTAGGTGCTCTGGATTCTAAATCTACCACGGCAGTCATTTCTAACTATCCTACACCACTTCCCAATGAAAAATGATCATGTCTTATGCATTTACCACTATCTTCAAGTCTTTTATTTTGGGATAATTAGATAGTCTAGAAACATCAAATTCATCCACATCTGTATGCAATTCTATAAAGTTCTGGCTCGGATTAGACCAAATTTCATAAACCCAGACAATTATTTCCCCGACTTCTTGTGAACCAAGAGAATATGTATTTCCAACTTTTAGCATTTAATACTTATCAAATAACAGGAATGGAATGACAAAAGCAAACGAAGATGCAGGAAATTAAATGCAACAGGGACAAGGGCCTTTAGTTTCATAGTGACTGTTTCTCCAACTTAGTGCTACCAATATAGTTAAAAGAATAAATAGAATGATCAGGGGATTTAAGGCATTTGCTTTAACTTTTATTGGTGTCAGTGGCTAAAACAACTGTACATGCCACAACACAACTCAGAAGCTAAAAAGTACCCCTCCCACCCAACCCAACCACAACATGGAGTTAAATGCTGTTTCCTCCCACATGGACTCCCTAAAGCTTTTTCAACGTACAAAATATATTCTGTTTTACTTACAAATGATATAGCATCAATCGACAATGAAATAAATACCTTTGGTGTCAAAGGAGTACTACCAGAACCAAGATTCTCCGGGAAACTACGCTCAGTATTACGCGTATGATCATCATTGAAAGCATAATCGAGAGTTGACATAAGGCTTGAAGGTAAATTAATCTGCAAACGACCACAAGATTGTGATGAATGAGAAACCAGAAGTCGTTTTGTAACAGAAGAACCACATTGAGCTAACATACCTTTGTTAGAGAAACAGATGGAAAAGAAATCCCGACAAAGTATCCAAACACCATTCCCATGATAGTGGTTATAACAAGTCTGGCACTATCATTCGATCTTTTGAAAGCCCCACTGTATCAATAAGCAGAAGAGAAAGGTGATATAAGCTAAATCCGTTAACCATAAGCTTAATGTTGAAATTAATTACAGAGACATGCAAATATTGTCTACGAACTTGCGGTATGGGGTTCCCATTTTGACAAAAGTTGCTCAACTCAAAGGTCACGCACTAAGCAGAAACCAATTCCTTAAGCAACCTCAGAAACACATATAGCATCCTCCAGCTCCAGAAAGCAAACTTCACATGCCTGAAAGTGTAAATCCTATTAGTCAGTATTCACAGGGGAATAAGTTACACATCACCATCACCCAAGAAAAAGAAAGTCACACTCTATACCTCCAATATTTCACCTAATTATTTAACCTGACACTGTGATCAACTGTCAGTAATTTCTTGGCAAGATGTTTTATTCCAAATTGCATTATCTGATAGCACATATGAACCACAATTATACAGCAAACGTGACAAACTTTTCAGACAACTATTCTCCCAAAAACTCAATGTCTCAATtcaatttactagcaagataaaAGTTTTACAATTAAGACATGCTTCCTTTAAAAGCAACTTAAGTTTCTCCTGAAACTTCAAACGGCGTAAAGTCAAAAACCTCTATGAACCAAGTATACAACAACCACAAGTATTACTACGCCTCAGTCCCAAACAAGGTAGGGGCAGCAATATGAATCATCACTGACCAGGTTACTCCATTTAAATTATTCTCATACTGATGTtatgcaaataaaataaaaagtatgAGAAGTTCTGTATATTTTCTACGAACCAAGTAAATATTGCAACTTAAAgttacaatttttataataacATTAAAAATGGGGCTAAAAGATCTTGCTTCAATTACTGATCCCGGCCATACACATCCACTCTAGCATCAAAACTAAcgattttttatttctttaaaaaaaaaaagctctTCACTCTCCTACAAATATTACAATGAGTTGATTCGAAATTAGAGTAAACTAGCAATAATGCTGATCATATTCAATGCAAGAATTCATTTTGAAATAGAAAATCTTCCAAATATAAATAAAGTTTTTAACTaagcccaaaaaaccctaaaatttcACTAAATTCCATTACTACGATCTGTCATttgaaaaatattcaaaaaaaattcGAATTAACTGTTAAACATAAAAGATTGAATCGTAAATGAGAAAGCATATAAaactagggtttgagagagtCTTACAGGTTGCGCCGATGATAAAGAGAGATCTTCCTGAGAGATCGGTTATGAAGGTTTTCGATTTATTGGGAGGGGAGGTGTATTTCTtgaattttttgaatttgtgaaactGAAAATTGtcttttgcttttattttatttttattaatatatatattgcTTTTTATAATAAAAACAACTTATACATGTTCATTTGCGCCATAAAAAGAATtactaaaaaaatatttcaatAAGAAGAATCAAGTTCGAATCCTGAGTAAAAATTTATTTCTTCATTCCTAACATAAGATTTATAGTGTGAATTCGAATTCAATCAAACGTGAGTACTAAACATTGGACGGAAACTAAGACattcaaatttatttattttatagatTAATATAAGAAGAATAAAAAGATCTAATAAGCAGGGTCGGATCTAGGGCATAATATATGGGTTCCCGAGAACCCAGTAGCTTTTGCGTAGATCCTAtatttttgttaaattttttattaaatatctATTTGTGAACtcagttattattgtatattaatttgaGATTGCGACAGGAACTCATAAACCTAAAATCATGGATCCGTCTCTGCTAATAAGACAAAGAGTTTATTATCTTGCAATAATAATTTGTATTTATACCTACTTTGCAGCATTTGGTTACCAAACCATGCTTATAAGCTTATCTTTTGTCCTCTTACTTTGTTTTTAGTTGTTAGAACTTAAGAGTACTAATTTGTTATCCGTTCAACGTGTCTTGATTTAGTGTAAAAGCTGAAAAAGTTTCGTATAAATTAAACACTGAACTAGAACCGGCCAACAACTATTATaaaatatattattaattataaaaaacttaactcaaaatcaataaaTTAATCACATGAGATGGATGGTTTAAACTTATGTCCCAA
The Nicotiana sylvestris chromosome 11, ASM39365v2, whole genome shotgun sequence DNA segment above includes these coding regions:
- the LOC104232580 gene encoding uncharacterized protein, giving the protein MGTPYRNGAFKRSNDSARLVITTIMGMVFGYFVGISFPSVSLTKINLPSSLMSTLDYAFNDDHTRNTERSFPENLGSGSTPLTPKIYVPTNPRGAESLPPGIVVSESDFYLRRLWGEPSEDLTKKPKYLVTFTVGLDQKNNIDAAVKKFSEDFQILLFHYDGRTSEWDQFEWSKRAVHISVRKQTKWWYAKRFLNPDVVAAYDYIFIWDEDLGVEHFNAEKYIQLVKKHGLDISQPGLEPNNGLTWQMTKRRGDREVHKDTEEKPGWCSDPHLPPCAAFVEIMAPVFSREAWRCVWHLIQNDLVHGWGLDFALRRCVEPAHEKIGVVDSQWIVHQVIPSLGNQGQPENGKAPWEGVRERCRNEWAMFQDRLANADKAYFAQHERV